The DNA region GCGCTTCGAGGCTGCAACGGCGAAGCATCGGCCGAAGGACGCCAAGGCGGTCGCCGCCGCGCTGAACGGCGACGCCGCGCTGGTCAAGGCGCTGAAGTCCGGCGACGCCGTCCACCGCGCCGGCACGACCGGTGACGAGGCCGTGAAGGATCTCGTCGCCACGGGGAAGGACGCCGTTAAGGCGCGCAAGGCCTATCTGACCGCGCTCGGCAAGGCGCTGGATGAGGATGTGGCCGGCCGCGGCGACAAGGCCGCGGCGGCGGCCTGCGAGCGGGCGATGAAGGCGCTCGCCAAGGACCTCGCGGAGTTGGAGGCGGACATCGGCGCGGACGCCGACCGCCTCAAGGCGCAGGCGGCCCAGGCCGAGAAGGACGCCGTCTCGGCGGAACGCGCGCAGAAGCGCTGGGAGGCGAACATCAACGGCGCGCTCGCCCGTGCCGCCGCGGGGGTCGCCAAGGTGCGCGCCAAGCCGACCCCGGAGACCTACAACGAGCTGTTCCCGGCGCTGGCCCGCGATCTTGCCGCCCAACTCGCCGCGGCGAAGGCGCTGGACGGGCTGCGCGCCGATCCGGACTTCTACCGCCGCAAGCTTGCTCCCTGGGCCGGGCAGGGCGGCGACGGGCCGCCGATGCGCGTGCCGCCCGACTACACCGCCCGCCAGATCACCGACCTGATCAAGGAGTTCGCCACCGTCTGCAAGGGCGTGGTGCAACTGGTCGGCGGCCGCTGAGAGACGGGGCGGAAAGGGAAGCCGCCGTTTTGGACCCAATCGACCCCCGGTAGGGGCGGGAGAGGAGCAATCGCCGATTCCGAGGGTGGCGCCCGCCTCCTACCATGCGGACCGATAGGGTGAATGCTTGGTTAAGCGGAGGAGCTGAGACATGGGTGGTCCCCTGAAGCGCATCGAAATCCCGGACATCCTGACCCAGAAGGACTGGGACAAGAAGAAGGGCGCCATCGCCAAGATCGCCGGCAAGACCGGCGTCGGCGACGCGATGAAGGCGGTGGACAAGGCGCACGGCGCCATCGACTGGAAGAAGCTGAGCGTGTCGTTGAACGCTCCCAGCAACGCCACGCTGGACGACCTCGACTCGCTGCTGGACGAGGCGCGGGCGGAGTACAAGCGCTCGGTCGAGCCGCTGCGCACCCAGCTCCAGAAGCTCCGCGATCTGGCCGAGGCGACAGCGAAGAAGTTCAAGTCGAACAAGCTGATCCCGAAGGACTCCGCCGCCCACGCGGAGAAGGTGGGCAAGGCCGCCGACCAGCTCTTCGTCGCCTTCAACCAGTCCTCGCTCGGCGACAAGATCGTCGATGACTACGAGGGCATGAAGGACGCCATCGAGAAGGCCGACAAGGTGCGCGCCAAGGGGCGGGAGATCCTGGAAAAATACATGCTGTCCCTGGCGAAGAAGCTGAAGACGGCGAAGACGGTGGACGATTTCCAGGACCTGTGGAAGGAGGACATTCGTGGCGTCGGCACCCAGCTGCCGAAGATGCCCGAGCTGAAAGCCTTCCTGAAGGAATGGCGCAACATCTCCTCCCAGGACGGCATCCCGGAGACCGACGAGGATGTGAAGAGCCGCTGCAAGGAGGTGATGGCCGTGCTGGCCCGCATGGACAAGCAAATGAAGGCCATGGCCTGACCGCGTTCAGCGCCGCGGCCGATCGGCTGCCCTGTGCGGGAGCGTCCGGAAATTCGCCCGTGTTCGGGCAGTTCCGGACGCTTCGCCTATTAGCGAACCCTGTTGAAATCGCCGCGTTCGGCGATCGCCGCCAAGTATGGGCCATATCCTCGATTGAAAGGTTAAAACCACATTTTCTATAGGATTTACGATTGACCAAGCTTGTTGCGAATTTCTGAGTCGTTGTTGCATCGATGGCTGGTTATACTTCGCCGCGTGGCCGGTTTCGGTTTCATGGGGTTTCGGCTTTAAATGCCTGGGTGCATCGGTATTTCCGCAACGACCGTTTTGCGATACCTCTCATGACGGGATTGGCTCGGCGCCTGTCGACCTGCGGGTCGGGCCGCGGCCCGTGCCATGCGCCTGCCGAAGGAACTGTGCCCCGGTGCTTCCGCCGCCTGCTGCCATGCCGTCTCTAACCGCCTTTGTTGCGCGTGTCGCCCGACGGCTGGGCGTGGTTCTGCTCCTCGCTCTTCTTTGCACCGCTCCGGGCACCGCTCCGGCCCTGGCCACCGTTCTCCCGGAGGCGGAGCGCGGCGTGCTCGATCTGCGGGGCTGGTACGCCGACCTCGACGGGCCGGTGTCGCTGGACGGCGAGTGGCTGGTGTCCTGGGACCGTCTGGCCGGTGAGGAAAGCCTGAATCCGCTGCCGGAGCCCGATGGCGCGCTTTGGATGCCCTTCACCCTGCCGGCGATCTGGAACGGGGCCGAGCGCCCGGACGGCCGGAAGATGGGCGGCATGGGGGCCGCCACCTTCCGCCTGAAGATCCTGCTGCCGCCCGGCATGCCGCCGCTGACGCTGAAGATGCCGCCGGCCAACTCGGCCATGCGGGTGTGGGTGGACGGCCGGTCGGTCGCCGCCGCGGGGGTGCCGGCCCTGGCCGCCGCGCAGGAGCAGCCGTCCTCCGTCTCCCGCTTCGTCACGCTGCATGGCGGGCAGAGGGTCATCGAACTGGCGGTCGAGGTTTCCAACCACTTCCATTTCGAAGGCGGGATCGGGCGCACGGTCTATCTCGACGCCAACGGAGGTTTGTCGCGGCTGTGGCAGCGGCAGTTGATGACCAACGCCGGGGCGCTGATGTCGCTGTCCTTGATGGCGCTGTTCATCGCCGCCTTCCTGCGCCGGCGCCTGTCGGCGGCCCCGCTGTTCCTGGTGATGCTGCTGGCGGCCTGCGCCATGCGGCTGATCTGCACCAGCGAACTGCTGCGCGTCTTTTTCCCCGGCGTGTCGGAGGTGTGGGCCTACCGGCTGGAATATCTGCCGATCTACATGTTCTACCCGATCTACTTCCACCTGCTGCGCGAGCTGTTCCCCGGATGCCTGCACCGCGGGGTCGGGCGCGCCATGATGGTGGTCGCGGTGCCCGGCATGGTCTTGGTTCTGGTGACCGAACCGGCGCAGTTCACGCAATTTCGCGATGTTGCGAGCCTGCTGCTGGTGCTGTCGGCCCTGTATTTCGCGTGGCGCCTCGCCGTGGCCGCCCTGCGCCGCCATCCCGGCGCGCTCCTGCTGGGGGCGGGGGCGCTGGCCTTCCTGGGGTCGGTGGTGCACGACGCGCTGATGTACGCGCATTTCTTCGAGAGCATCGACCTCGTGCCCTACGGGGCGTTGCTGTTCCTGTTCAGCCACGCGCTGGTGCTGGGGCGGCGGGTGGAAACGGCCTTCCTCAACGAGCGCCGGCTGTCGCAGGAGCTGGCCGCCCTCAACGAGGGGCTGGAGCGCCAGATCGCCGAGCGCACCCGCGCCCTGTCGGACAAGTCCGCGACGCTGGAACGCTTCCTCGCCAACCTCAGCCACGAGGTCCGGACCCCGCTGAACGCCGTTCTGGGCATGGTGCGGGTGATCCGCCGCGAAGGCCCGACCGAGCAGCTCGACGAACGGCTGCGCGTCGCCGACGGGGCGGGGCGGCATCTCGTCTCCATGCTCGACACCATCCTCGACCTGTCGCGGTTGGAGGCGGGCCGGATGGAGCTGCACCCCCAGCCCACCGACGTGGTGGCGCTGGTCGAGGACGCCGTGGCGCTGATGCGCGCGGGTGCGGAGGAGAAGGGGCTGGGCCTGTCCCTGACGGTCAGCGGGCTGGGGGCGGCGCGTTTTTGGATCGATCCATTGCGCTTGCGCCAGATCGTTCTGAACCTTCTGAGCAACGCCGTGAAGTTCACCGAGCGTGGCGGGGTGGAGGTGTCGCTGACCGCGACGCCGGCCCCGGCGGGCACGGCGAGCGGGACGGTCGTTCTGTGCCTGACCGTGGCGGACAGCGGCCCCGGCGTTCCGCGGGCGGCCGAGGCGATCATTTTCGAGCCTTTTCATCGGCTGGAGGGGAGCCGGCTGGAAGGCAACCGCCGCGATGGCGCCGGCCTTGGGCTCGCCATCGTCAACGGGCTCGTCCGGCTGATGGGCGGCGACGTCGGCCTGGAAGGCCGTGCCGGCGGCGGTTCCCTCTTCACGGTCTCGCTGCCGACGCGCCCGCTTCCGGTCGCCGATCCGTCGCCGGGCCGCGCCGCCCCCATGCCGGTCCCGGGGAGTCTGGACATCCTGGTGGTGGAGGACGCGCCGGAGAACCAGGCCATCCTTCGCGAGTATCTGGCGCCCGGCGGCCACCGCGCCGTCTACACGGACAGCGGGGAAGAGGCCCTGGCGGTTCTGGCCACCAGGACCGTGGACGTCGTGCTGCTCGACATGCGGCTGCCGGGAATCGACGGGGTGGAGGTGACGCGGCGCATCCGCGCCTTGCCGGACGCCGAGCGGGCGCTGGTGCCGGTGATCGCGGTGACCGCCAACAGCTCGCCGGAGGACCGGGCGGATTATCTGGAGGCCGGCGTGGACGAGGTGGTGGCCAAGCCGGTGGACCCCGACGCGCTCCAGGACGCGCTCGCGCGCCACGCGCCGTCGGGCACCTGCGCGCCCGCGTCCGTTCCGTCCGTCGCGGTCCGGCAGGCGCCGCTCGGGAGCGGACGTCTTCCGGGCGGGCTGTCCAGCGCCGACCGCGCCCGCCTGATGGAGCGCTTCGCCCAGGCCTGCCGGGAGGTGCTGGCGGTTCTCGACGACGCGGACTCGCCGCCCCGGCGCGTGGTCGACGCGGCCCACCGCATGAAGGGCAGCGGCGGCACCTATGGCTTTCCGGAGGTGAGCGCCGCGGCGCGGGCGCTGGAGCGGACGGCGCAGGCCGTCGAAAGCGGAAGCGGGGGGGCCGCTTCCATGCAAGGGGACGCGGCGGCGCTGCGGGATCGGCTTCACGCCGCCCTGCGCGCCATCGAAAAGGGGGAGGCGGGGCTGACATGACGGCGACAGGGATTGAAGCGACGGGACCGGCAGCGGCGGGCAGGGCGGCATGAGCGTCGGATCGGAACTGGTCGGGCGGACCGTGCTGGTGGTCGAGGATTCTCCCGAAACGCAGGATTTGATCGCCACCTATCTGGAAAGCCAGGGGTTGCGGGTGCTGCGGGCCGCGAACGGGGCGGAACTGACCGAGCGCATCGCGCGGGACCGGCCGGACCTCGTGCTGCTGGACATCAACCTGCCGGATTGCGACGGGCTGGCCCTGGCCGAGCGGCTGCGGCTGGGGGAAACCCTTCCGCTCATCTTCGTGACCGGACGCGACAGCCCGACCGACCGCATCGCCGGCCTGTCCCACGGCGGCGATTACGTGACCAAGCCGGTCGATCTGCTCGAACTGCTGATCCGCATCCGCAACCTGCTGCGCCGCTCCGGGGCGTCCGCCGTTCCGTCCGCATCCGTCGAGGGGGCGGCGGGTCCGGCCCCCGACGCGCCGCTGACCTTCCGGGGGTGGCGTCTGGATCTGGTGCGCCGTGCGCTGTTCCGTCCCGACGGCTCCTACCTCGCATTGACGACGGGGGAGTTCAACATCCTGGCGGCGCTGGCGGCCATGCGGCCCAACCCGGTCAGCCGCGAATATCTGCTGGACGTGATCAGCAACCGCGACCCGCGCTCCATCAGCGAGCACACGGTGGACACGCTGATCACCCGGCTGCGCCGCAAGATGCGGCTGGACGACGGCGCGCCATCGCCGATCGTTACCGTCCGTGGGGTCGGTTATGCATTGGAATCTGACGAATCTTGACGATAATGATTAATATGCAATAATAAACCGCACGTTACTCCGACAGAAAAGTATCAACGGCCGTTGATACGCGTTCGAACGGGGTAATGCTATACATCACCCAACGAATGATTGACGGTTCCAAGCGGGTACCTGGAGGTGGCGGAACGTTCCGCCGCATCGGGTCGCCGCGCCGGGCCTGACACCGCCGCCGGTCAACCGGCGCGCGATCTGATGCGGGTGAGAGCGGCATGCAACGGTCCCTGGTTTCGCGCTCGGCGGAGCGTCTCGCGCTGACTGGCCATATGGCGGCCACTCAAACGGCGACCAGTCAAGCGGCGCCGAATTACTCGGCCCCGACTTACTCAGCGGCGGCGCCGTCCATCCTGATCATCGGCAATGACAGCGCGGCCATCGCCGGCATCCGCGACTGCGCCCTGCGGCTTGGCCACCGGGTTCAGGACACGCGCGACGTGATCTCCGCGTTGGGCCTGCTCGACGTGGACCGCAGCGTGGGCGTGGTGTTCGTGGACGGCGGATCGCCCTGGTTCGACGGGCTGGCGCTGATGGAGCGGCTGCACCGCACCCACCGCGGGCTCGCCTGCATCCTCTTCGCCCGCAACCCGGAGGCGGACGACGTGGTGCGCGCCCTGCGTCTGGAAGCGGCCGACGTGGTGACCGACCCGGAGGACGACGCGCAGATCGAGCGCGCGCTGGCCCGTGTCCTCAACGGCGGGGAGTCGAGCGCATCGTCGGTTCCGGAATTCCCGGCGGCGATGGACAGCCGCGACGACGCGCTGGAGCAGGCCTACCGCCACGGGCTGGCGCTGGTCGAGACGGTGCGGGCCTTGCGCGGGGAAGCCGCGGCGGCCCGCGTGATGCCCTTCGTCGCGGCCCATCGCGCGGCGGTCGCACCCACGGCGGCCGTACCCATGGCGGGCACACCGACGGCCTCTCCCACGGCCATCGCGACCGCGGCTCAATCCGTCAGCGAACAGGTATCGGACGGCGGAGTGCCGGACAGCCTGGGCATCCTGACGGCGATCCGGCGCAAGCGCGCCGCACGCGAGAAGTTCTTTCCCAAGGGCCTGTTCGAGGACCCCTGCTGGGACATGCTGCTGGACCTGATGATCAATCATCTCCAGGGGCGGCGGATTTCCGTGTCCTCGCTGTGCATCGCGTCCGGCGTGGCGCAGACCACGGCGCTGCGCCGCATCACCGACCTGCACGAGCGCGGGCTGGTCCGGCGGATCGCCGACGACAAGGACGGCCGCCGGGTCTTCATCGAACTGACCGAAGAGGGCGTCGCCGCGATGGAGCGTTACGTGGAGACGGTCGGGCCGCTGGGCTGACCGTCCGCCGCTCCGGCTTCCGCCTGACGGGAGCAGTCCGGCCAGGGGCAGGCGCAGGAGGGGAAACGGCACTCGTCGCCGTTCACGTCGCTGGCCTGCACGGCGATCTTGTAGCGCAGGCCGTGGGCCGACGGCGTGTCGATCAGGCCGCAGGCCTCGTAGACCTCGACATTGACGCGGGCCGATTGCAGGGCAACCCGCGCGATCTGTTTGGGATCCTTCATCATCGGCGTCTCGGCCTCGCTTCCGCTGCGTCGTCGGGTCCTTCAACGCATGGTCGGCACCGTTGTGCCAGGGCGTATCGGAAGGACTTCCTTTGGCATACCCTCGGCCCCCTTACGGTGCGCGCCACATCGACCGGTAGGCCTCCTCCAGCGACCGGGCGAAGGCCGGCGCGTCGCACAACGGCGACCGGCGCATGCGCTCGCGCAGGCCGGCGCGCAGGGCGGACA from Azospirillum brasilense includes:
- a CDS encoding response regulator is translated as MVLLLALLCTAPGTAPALATVLPEAERGVLDLRGWYADLDGPVSLDGEWLVSWDRLAGEESLNPLPEPDGALWMPFTLPAIWNGAERPDGRKMGGMGAATFRLKILLPPGMPPLTLKMPPANSAMRVWVDGRSVAAAGVPALAAAQEQPSSVSRFVTLHGGQRVIELAVEVSNHFHFEGGIGRTVYLDANGGLSRLWQRQLMTNAGALMSLSLMALFIAAFLRRRLSAAPLFLVMLLAACAMRLICTSELLRVFFPGVSEVWAYRLEYLPIYMFYPIYFHLLRELFPGCLHRGVGRAMMVVAVPGMVLVLVTEPAQFTQFRDVASLLLVLSALYFAWRLAVAALRRHPGALLLGAGALAFLGSVVHDALMYAHFFESIDLVPYGALLFLFSHALVLGRRVETAFLNERRLSQELAALNEGLERQIAERTRALSDKSATLERFLANLSHEVRTPLNAVLGMVRVIRREGPTEQLDERLRVADGAGRHLVSMLDTILDLSRLEAGRMELHPQPTDVVALVEDAVALMRAGAEEKGLGLSLTVSGLGAARFWIDPLRLRQIVLNLLSNAVKFTERGGVEVSLTATPAPAGTASGTVVLCLTVADSGPGVPRAAEAIIFEPFHRLEGSRLEGNRRDGAGLGLAIVNGLVRLMGGDVGLEGRAGGGSLFTVSLPTRPLPVADPSPGRAAPMPVPGSLDILVVEDAPENQAILREYLAPGGHRAVYTDSGEEALAVLATRTVDVVLLDMRLPGIDGVEVTRRIRALPDAERALVPVIAVTANSSPEDRADYLEAGVDEVVAKPVDPDALQDALARHAPSGTCAPASVPSVAVRQAPLGSGRLPGGLSSADRARLMERFAQACREVLAVLDDADSPPRRVVDAAHRMKGSGGTYGFPEVSAAARALERTAQAVESGSGGAASMQGDAAALRDRLHAALRAIEKGEAGLT
- a CDS encoding response regulator transcription factor, translating into MSVGSELVGRTVLVVEDSPETQDLIATYLESQGLRVLRAANGAELTERIARDRPDLVLLDINLPDCDGLALAERLRLGETLPLIFVTGRDSPTDRIAGLSHGGDYVTKPVDLLELLIRIRNLLRRSGASAVPSASVEGAAGPAPDAPLTFRGWRLDLVRRALFRPDGSYLALTTGEFNILAALAAMRPNPVSREYLLDVISNRDPRSISEHTVDTLITRLRRKMRLDDGAPSPIVTVRGVGYALESDES
- a CDS encoding response regulator, which codes for MQRSLVSRSAERLALTGHMAATQTATSQAAPNYSAPTYSAAAPSILIIGNDSAAIAGIRDCALRLGHRVQDTRDVISALGLLDVDRSVGVVFVDGGSPWFDGLALMERLHRTHRGLACILFARNPEADDVVRALRLEAADVVTDPEDDAQIERALARVLNGGESSASSVPEFPAAMDSRDDALEQAYRHGLALVETVRALRGEAAAARVMPFVAAHRAAVAPTAAVPMAGTPTASPTAIATAAQSVSEQVSDGGVPDSLGILTAIRRKRAAREKFFPKGLFEDPCWDMLLDLMINHLQGRRISVSSLCIASGVAQTTALRRITDLHERGLVRRIADDKDGRRVFIELTEEGVAAMERYVETVGPLG